In Leptospira licerasiae serovar Varillal str. VAR 010, the sequence AACCTTTTTGAAATCACTTATGGTTCGAAATTACTAGAACGTCCTTCATGAAATTTTTCCTTTTAGAAAAGATCAAAGAGAAAGCCCACTTTTTACAATGGAAGGTGCTGATCGGCTTCTTCTCCCTTACCTTACTATTGATCATTGCAAGTTCGATCAGTCTGTACGGAATGATAGAGCTGAAGGACTCCGGAGTTTTAATAGAGCATACATTTACAGTCATAGACGAGATAGAACAATGCAAGAGTATCACTAGAGAGATCGGGATCGCCCAAGCATATACTACAGATGTTGCATCCGAAAATACAAAATCCTTATTCTCCAACTTAAAGAACGAAATCAAGATCCTAAAAAATCTTACCAAGGACAATCAGATCCAACAAGTGCGGATCCTGGCCATTTCCAACCTGATCGTAACCACAGAAAAACGACCAGGCTCTTTCGAATCCAAAAAAGGGATCATATTGATAGAAATAGCGGAACTTCTGAACAATATGCAGGAAGAGGAATTGAGACTTCTGAATAAAAGGAATACTACCAATTCTTTGAGAGGGACTAGAGTTGCCTATTCTCTGCTTACTTTAGTTATACTTTCTTTTCTGGTTGTAGGTTACGGCTCTTTTGCGGTCCAAAAAGACATCAAAGAAAAGAGAAGAATCACTGATAGATTGATCGAAAGTGAGTCCAGGCTTCTTTCCATTTTGGACAATCTGCCTTCCGCATTTTGTATGATGGATCTAGAAGGAAGAACGCTGTTCCACAACCAGGTATTTGCAAATCGATTTTTAGAAAATAAAGACAAAAGAAAGGACATGGCCCTCGAAAATCTTTTCGGAAGCGAGAAGGCCCAATTCATTTCCACCATCATCGCAAAATCTTTGGAAAAACAAGGTCCATTGGATTTTGAATTGGACCTAGTCGTTTCCGAAGAGGAAAAAACTTTCTATTGTGTGATTGTTCCTTTGGTGGATTTAGAGGGAGAAGTTTACTCGGTTTGCGGGTTATTCACGGATATTTCCGTTCGTAAAAACTACGAACACGATCTCAAAAAAGCAAAAGAAGAAGCTGAAAAGGCAAACCGCGCTAAATCGGAATTTTTAGCTATGATGAGCCACGAGATCCGAACTCCTATGAACGGAGTCATTGGAATGACTGAACTTCTGATAGATTCCAACCTGAATACGGAACAAAAAGAATATGCCGAGATCATCCAAAAAAGTGGAGAAAGCCTGCTCAATATCATCAATGATATTTTGGATTATTCTAAGATTGAATCCGGGACCCTGTCTCTCGAAATCCGCGAATTTTCCGTCATCGAAACTATCGAAGAAGTTTTAGACTTATTCAGATCCCGCGCTGCTCAGAAGCAGATCGATCTCGTCTATTATCTGGATCCGAACGTGCCTGACAGGATCTTATGCGATAGCTTAAGATTAAAACAGATTCTTATCAATCTGATCGGGAACGCATTAAAATTCACGGAACAAGGGGAGATCTTTTTATCCGCAGAAGTTTCCAAATTGGAAGGGAAACTATATACGATCCTATTTTCGATCAGAGATACCGGGATCGGAATTCCGTCCGAAAAACAAAAGGAACTGTTCCAACCATTCTATCAAGTGGATACATCTTCCACCAGAAAGTATGGAGGAACAGGGCTTGGACTTTCTATCTCTTCTCGTTTGATAGAAATGATGGGTGGGATCATTTGGGTAGAAAGTGAATTGAACGTCGGCACGACCTTCTCCTTTTATATTCAGGTAGAAGGAAACAACCAGGCAAAGATTAAAGAAAAAGCGGCAAACTCAGAATTAGAAAATAAAAAAGTACTGATACTGGATGATAATCCTACAAACCTCAAGATACTTGCGTATCAACTGCAGATTTTAGGACTTATAACTTTCTCCGCTAAATCAAAGGAAGAGGCGTTGAATCTACTCGATCTGGAAATCATGCCGGACCTGGGAATATTAGATTATAATCTACCGGGGAGCACCGGAATAGAGATCGCCCAAGAGATGCGCAAAAGAAATTTTCATTTCCCATTAGTGCTTCTATCTTCTTCTTTCCTGGACCCTAAAGATAAGGAGATCGCAGGAGAATTATTCGCAGGAGAATTAAGTAAGCCCGTTAAGAAAAAAGATATCGAAAGGATCGTGACTGAAATTTTAGCGGAAGGAGGAAGTAAGGCAAAAGCGAATACAAGATCCTCTTACCTCGCCGGGCAAAAAGAAATACTAAGCTCTCAATTCCCTTTTAAGATCATGGTGGCAGAGGACAACGAGATCAACCAAACCCTCGCAAAAAGAATTATCCAAAAATTAGGATACGAACCGTTGATCGTTCCGAATGGAAAAGAAGCATTGATCGCTCTTAGAGAAAAAAAGATCAATCTGATCTTTATGGACGTTCATATGCCTGAGATGGACGGACTACAAGCAACTCAAGTCATCCGAAATACTTGGTCCGTGGAGTCTCAACCTTATATCATCGCAATGACTGCCGCTGCAATGCAAGGTGATAGAGACCTATGTTTACGGGCTGGAATGAACGATTATATCTCTAAACCAATAGTATTCGAAGAACTGATCCATGTAATGAGAAAAGCCGGAAATACTCTCTTCCCTAAGTCCAAAGCTTAAATCCAGATCGTCCTGGCAGTATCCTAAGGCTATAAAAAACCTTCCAAAAAACCGCATTTCTGCCGATCTTAGAATTTAGAGGACCTCACTCTTCTATGCCCAGGACCAGAGTTATCATATTCATCTCATTCTGTTTTCTTTTTCTATTTTCGGGAACCGGGACAAGCCAAGAAGAAAAGGAAACCAAATCTTCGGACACCAGAAAGGCAGTGCTTTGGACGGGAGAAGTTCTTTCCGTCTATAGAAACAAAGGAAAGGCAAAGATCAAGATAGGTAGGAACTCATACTTTTCAGAACGTTCGGAAGAAGAGATCAGAAGTATACTCGGTGAAAAATCGAGCTTACCTTTATTCAGAAAACCTAAAATGGAAGAAATCGGCTCCTTCCAAATAGAGAATATAGAAGTGGAATTCGGGAAAGTGGGAAAACTTACCAAACCGGTTTCCATAGAACTCAGAGGAAGTTTTTCGGTGATGGAAGGTAAGCCCGCCAAATTGATAAGCGTTGGACTTTTGATCGGCGCTTACGGAGAAGAAACATTCTACCAAGATCCTTCTAAATTCGATGCCACGGACATAGTACGAAATCATTTAGCTAAGACAATTCTTCATCCGAAAGACGGAAAAGAAATGGTACTTGTTCATACAGGTTACGAATCCAACGGGCGGATCTTATACGAGCATATGGGATATTTCCTATATGGACAAGGTTCCGATCCGGGAGACGATAGTTATAATCCGAAATTCGGAACACCTGATAGAAGCAGTCTCGAAGAAATTTCTTCCTTTTATATAGATAAATACGAAGTCACAAATAAAGAATATAATAAATTTCTAAAGGAGACTGGAACCCCACCTCCTCCTCATTGGGAAAACGGAATTTTTCCGAGAGGAAAAGAATATCATCCCGTTACTAACTTAACTTATAGAGAAGCGGAAGCTTATTCCAAATGGGCCGGAAAAAAGATCCCTAGCGAATGGCAATGGGAAAAGGCCGCCAGAGGAACCGGACTTGTCTGGAGATTATTGAAAGACGAGAGTTACGAATTTATCTCCCAACCACAAGACTACCCTTTCGGAAACGAATTCGACTCGGCGCTATGCAATACCAGAGAAAGTGGAAGTAAGGGAACTGTCTCCGTATATGAACTTCCTTCCAAAGGCCAAAGTCCTTATGGTGCGATCGGAATGTGCGGCAATGTGGCAGAATGGACCAGCTCTCCTTATATCCCTTATCCTGGACACAGGCCGAACTCAGGAAGATATGGAAAACATCTGAGGGTGATCCGAGGCGGCTCTTATTCTGGAACCAAAGAAGAAGCTAAAGCTTATGCAAGAGACTTTGGTGGAATTCCGAATCTATTGAATGATAGAAAAGCAGGTCTCAGGCTTATCACAGAAGTTAAAAACTGAATAAGTATTTTAATTCACCTTAGTTTTAAGAAGTTTTTTATCCAGGGTTTTAGGAGAGATCTTACTCAGCATGAGATCTATCTTCTCCCCAAACTTAGAAGGAAAAATTTCTCTCTTTCTCTTTTCAATTCCTTTCAGTATCTTTTTAGCGACGGTATGCGGATTTAATCCCCTCTTCTGTTTTTCATCCATTATTCCATGGGGAGACCCGTCTTCGGAAAGCGCTTTAATCGAAATATCAGTTTTAACTATACCCGGAAAAACAGTCATAACGTGTATACCTGTCTTATCATTTTCCAAACGAATACTATCCATGAATGCCTGGACTGCATGTTTACTGGCTGCGTAACCCGATCTGTACTGAGTGGAAAACTTTCCTAACAAAGAAGATACCGCTACCACATGTCCTTCACTTTGTCGTAGATCCGCCTCCAACAAACCGTATAAGATAACCAATGGAAAATAATTCGTATCCATTAGAATGTGAAAAACCTTAAGTTCCGTTTCGGCGGCAGTTCCTCTCATAGAAACTCCCGCACTATGAATGAAGCCGTCTACTCTCTTGAATTTTTTTCTAAATTCATCGACAGCTCTTTTTAATTCCGATTCGGACATTACATCCGCTTGTAGAACAAAAATTTTATCCGGATCAGACGCGGATTTTTTCAATTCCTTGAGAGCCTCTTTCCTTCTTGCAATCACCGCCACGTAAGCGCCTTGCTTTTCCAACTCTAAAGCAAGCGCTCTGCCTATACCGGAGCTCGCTCCTGTGACTAAAAAAACCTTATCCTGAAAAAACGACCCCATCCCAAAATCCGTAAAGTAGGTAGAAGAATAGGTAAGAACGGTAAAAAAGCAAATCAAAACACGGTAAAATCCTTTCAGGTCTATCTCTTGGGAAAAAAAAGGAACCAGGAGAATGTATGGCGCTTTCCCAATTAAAACAAAAGATCAGATACAAAGACTGCGGTTTCCAGCGTAGATACGAAAGTAGATACTATTGGTTCCCGGAAGAAAGTCCTCCGAGCTGTCTAATAGAAGTCAGCCAAAGAGATCCTTATCATGACATGACTTTATACATGTTAGTGAACTTAGCCACGATGAAAATTATGGACTTGGATGTAGAGGAAGATAGAGTTCCTTACGAAACCTGTCCTCACGCGATCAAATCGTATTCCTATCTCATCGGAGAAGATATGTCTTATAATAAAATTATGAGAAAATTTCCCGAGGACAAAACTATAGGTTGCCTTCATATAAACGAACTTTTACAAAACGCCGCCCAAAGTTTTTCTTCTGCTTATGCATTCTTCCTAAAGGAAAGAAATTTCCCGCCTGAATGGGACGAATATAGAATGTATCAAGGCGACTTAGATCCTAAATCCAGAAGAGAGATCGGAAGACATTGGTGGATGAAAGACAAAGGTGTCCGAAATTCCTGCTATAGTTTCTCGGACAGACATGAAACACCGGAATTAAAACAACAAGTGAAACCTCTTGACAGCATCACATCTTTGATGGTAAAAGAATTCCGCAGTGCCAGAGGAGATCGTTAAAGTTTGCCCGCTTAGCTCAGGGGTAGAGCATTTCCCTCGTAATGAAAAGGTCGCCGGTTCAATTCCGGCAGCGGGCTATTTTATTCTCAAAAAAATCCGATCTTATAATACGATGATCCGGACTTTTACAGCATTCATATTATCCGTTTGGCTCTGTCCTGTATTCTCGGATGCGACTCAGAACTGCGATAAAAAAAATATCTGCTCTTCAATAGAAACTGAAAACGAAGAAACCTCCGTCCATCTCCAAGCCAAAAATCTAATTCCTGGAACTCATATCACTGTCTATACTTCGATCGAAGGTTCTAATATAGAAACAGAACCTCAGGGCCCGATCTCGTTCGTATTAAACGATCGTGAAAAAAGAAAAGTACTGACTTTCAAAAAGAATGAGAACATGGAAAGCCCGGTATCCGTATCTGTATTAGCAGTTGCGTATTATGGAGACTTATCCGCAAAACACGATGACACTTATGTATATACACTCCCTTACGAAGGTAAGTCTTGGATTTCTGTAGGCTACAATAGCGGAGAAGAACATAAAGGTGGAGGAGCTTATTCTTTGGACTTTGTTCTTCCGGAAGGAACTCCTCTTTTAGCGGCAAGAGACGGTATCGTAGTAGAAACGGAAGATAAATTTACGGAAGGAAGAAGGGATCCTAAACTCATAGATAAAGCTAACCGTATAGTAATAGAACATTTGGACGGAACAGTTGCGATTTACGGACACTTAAAATCAAAAGGTGTATTTGTAAAAGCTGGAGAAAAAGTAATCGCAGGACAAAAAATCGGACTCTCAGGGAATACCGGTTTTAGCACGGGACCACATCTACATTTCGAAGTTTATAAACCGGAAGAGAACCGGAGAAAAAAAAGTTTTGCTACATTATTCAAAACGGAATCGGAAGAAAAAGAATATTTAAGCGAGGAGAATGCATACTGGACCCCGGATGGAAAAACTCCCCCCGGTTTTCCGATAACAAATGTGGAAGAATTTTGTATCAGTCATTCTATCCCGGACCCGGATAAACCTTCTTCTTGTCCCGATAAACTTCAGGCAAAACGTAAATTTTATCTTTCGATCCCGATCTATAAATCCGGACCTTATACTTTTAAAGCGGAGTTCATCTCTTTAAAAACCAAAAAGACGAGTTTTACTTTTCAAGAAAAGGTCCCGGGAGGGATCAACTTTGAAGCCTGGGAAATACAACCTGTTTTGAGCACCGGAAAGTATAAGATCAAATTCTATCTAGAAGAAAAAGAGATCGGAGAAAGATCCCTGCAAATCCTTCCTTGACCTAAATCCGCTTTCGGGTGAAAAGGATCGATCCATGTCTAATTTTATAGTAATCGGACTTTGTTTTCTTTTCGGGATATTGATCCGGACAAAAGGAAAATTCCCTTCCGATTCTCATAAAGTTATCAATTCATTTATCATTAGCGTTTCTCTTCCTTGTATGGAGTTCGTACCTCTGCGTCATGCCTCTCTGGATGGGAGCTTCTTAACATTTGCGGTAATGCCTTGGGTGCTTTTTGGATTCGGATTTTTATTTTTCAGCTTTTTTGGAAAATTGCTGGATTGGAAAGAAAGCACAATCGTATGTCTTTGTCTTTCCGC encodes:
- a CDS encoding M23 family metallopeptidase produces the protein MIRTFTAFILSVWLCPVFSDATQNCDKKNICSSIETENEETSVHLQAKNLIPGTHITVYTSIEGSNIETEPQGPISFVLNDREKRKVLTFKKNENMESPVSVSVLAVAYYGDLSAKHDDTYVYTLPYEGKSWISVGYNSGEEHKGGGAYSLDFVLPEGTPLLAARDGIVVETEDKFTEGRRDPKLIDKANRIVIEHLDGTVAIYGHLKSKGVFVKAGEKVIAGQKIGLSGNTGFSTGPHLHFEVYKPEENRRKKSFATLFKTESEEKEYLSEENAYWTPDGKTPPGFPITNVEEFCISHSIPDPDKPSSCPDKLQAKRKFYLSIPIYKSGPYTFKAEFISLKTKKTSFTFQEKVPGGINFEAWEIQPVLSTGKYKIKFYLEEKEIGERSLQILP
- a CDS encoding response regulator, translated to MKFFLLEKIKEKAHFLQWKVLIGFFSLTLLLIIASSISLYGMIELKDSGVLIEHTFTVIDEIEQCKSITREIGIAQAYTTDVASENTKSLFSNLKNEIKILKNLTKDNQIQQVRILAISNLIVTTEKRPGSFESKKGIILIEIAELLNNMQEEELRLLNKRNTTNSLRGTRVAYSLLTLVILSFLVVGYGSFAVQKDIKEKRRITDRLIESESRLLSILDNLPSAFCMMDLEGRTLFHNQVFANRFLENKDKRKDMALENLFGSEKAQFISTIIAKSLEKQGPLDFELDLVVSEEEKTFYCVIVPLVDLEGEVYSVCGLFTDISVRKNYEHDLKKAKEEAEKANRAKSEFLAMMSHEIRTPMNGVIGMTELLIDSNLNTEQKEYAEIIQKSGESLLNIINDILDYSKIESGTLSLEIREFSVIETIEEVLDLFRSRAAQKQIDLVYYLDPNVPDRILCDSLRLKQILINLIGNALKFTEQGEIFLSAEVSKLEGKLYTILFSIRDTGIGIPSEKQKELFQPFYQVDTSSTRKYGGTGLGLSISSRLIEMMGGIIWVESELNVGTTFSFYIQVEGNNQAKIKEKAANSELENKKVLILDDNPTNLKILAYQLQILGLITFSAKSKEEALNLLDLEIMPDLGILDYNLPGSTGIEIAQEMRKRNFHFPLVLLSSSFLDPKDKEIAGELFAGELSKPVKKKDIERIVTEILAEGGSKAKANTRSSYLAGQKEILSSQFPFKIMVAEDNEINQTLAKRIIQKLGYEPLIVPNGKEALIALREKKINLIFMDVHMPEMDGLQATQVIRNTWSVESQPYIIAMTAAAMQGDRDLCLRAGMNDYISKPIVFEELIHVMRKAGNTLFPKSKA
- a CDS encoding formylglycine-generating enzyme family protein, which encodes MPRTRVIIFISFCFLFLFSGTGTSQEEKETKSSDTRKAVLWTGEVLSVYRNKGKAKIKIGRNSYFSERSEEEIRSILGEKSSLPLFRKPKMEEIGSFQIENIEVEFGKVGKLTKPVSIELRGSFSVMEGKPAKLISVGLLIGAYGEETFYQDPSKFDATDIVRNHLAKTILHPKDGKEMVLVHTGYESNGRILYEHMGYFLYGQGSDPGDDSYNPKFGTPDRSSLEEISSFYIDKYEVTNKEYNKFLKETGTPPPPHWENGIFPRGKEYHPVTNLTYREAEAYSKWAGKKIPSEWQWEKAARGTGLVWRLLKDESYEFISQPQDYPFGNEFDSALCNTRESGSKGTVSVYELPSKGQSPYGAIGMCGNVAEWTSSPYIPYPGHRPNSGRYGKHLRVIRGGSYSGTKEEAKAYARDFGGIPNLLNDRKAGLRLITEVKN
- a CDS encoding SDR family NAD(P)-dependent oxidoreductase; amino-acid sequence: MGSFFQDKVFLVTGASSGIGRALALELEKQGAYVAVIARRKEALKELKKSASDPDKIFVLQADVMSESELKRAVDEFRKKFKRVDGFIHSAGVSMRGTAAETELKVFHILMDTNYFPLVILYGLLEADLRQSEGHVVAVSSLLGKFSTQYRSGYAASKHAVQAFMDSIRLENDKTGIHVMTVFPGIVKTDISIKALSEDGSPHGIMDEKQKRGLNPHTVAKKILKGIEKRKREIFPSKFGEKIDLMLSKISPKTLDKKLLKTKVN
- a CDS encoding DUF2889 domain-containing protein; protein product: MALSQLKQKIRYKDCGFQRRYESRYYWFPEESPPSCLIEVSQRDPYHDMTLYMLVNLATMKIMDLDVEEDRVPYETCPHAIKSYSYLIGEDMSYNKIMRKFPEDKTIGCLHINELLQNAAQSFSSAYAFFLKERNFPPEWDEYRMYQGDLDPKSRREIGRHWWMKDKGVRNSCYSFSDRHETPELKQQVKPLDSITSLMVKEFRSARGDR